One genomic window of Tenacibaculum tangerinum includes the following:
- a CDS encoding ATP-binding protein translates to MKAAKNIQALHKEIHWLEQVIHNVISRYLQHEGEWSHWTDLAMPEEDDSIYQQWIQKNSITQYQRLALALAMTPQLKPEVLDVFFGKNQLYDRGFTEFGGILDANHSGFLPTGQTLLFLITATEPELRYEVTALFDTTSIFSVEQILLLENIPSHIPKLNGILTLNKRWLAYFETGEMQDIEQSAEFPAKRITTHLEWEDVVLNDIVMDQVLELKTWLLHGDELMNDWGLYKKVKRGYRTLFYGPPGTGKTLTVTLLGKVTDREVYRVDLSMIVSKYIGETEKNLSKIFDIAEHKNWILFFDEADALFGKRTEANSSNDRHANQQTSYLLQRIEDFPGVVILASNLKTNMDAAFTRRFQSMIHFTMPAVNERYQLWKNAFTGTCTLHSDINLWKIAEEYELAGGAIINVLRFCALSAIQRNDTVVLAHELIEGIRKEFKKENKTVTVF, encoded by the coding sequence ATGAAGGCAGCAAAGAACATACAAGCCCTACACAAAGAAATTCATTGGTTAGAACAGGTGATTCATAACGTAATCAGCAGGTATTTACAGCACGAAGGCGAATGGTCACATTGGACGGATTTAGCAATGCCAGAAGAAGACGATTCTATATATCAGCAATGGATACAAAAGAATTCCATAACCCAGTACCAACGGTTGGCATTAGCACTCGCCATGACACCGCAACTCAAACCAGAAGTGTTAGATGTCTTCTTCGGAAAAAATCAATTGTATGATAGAGGATTTACCGAATTTGGAGGCATATTAGATGCAAATCATAGCGGATTTTTACCTACAGGGCAAACCTTACTGTTTTTAATTACCGCCACAGAACCCGAACTCAGATACGAAGTAACTGCCTTATTTGATACCACCAGTATTTTTTCTGTAGAACAGATACTCTTACTAGAAAATATTCCGTCACACATTCCAAAGTTAAATGGCATATTAACACTCAATAAAAGATGGTTAGCCTACTTTGAAACAGGAGAAATGCAAGATATAGAACAGAGTGCCGAGTTTCCTGCAAAACGTATTACCACCCACTTAGAATGGGAAGATGTGGTGCTAAACGACATCGTAATGGATCAGGTGCTAGAACTCAAAACATGGCTATTGCACGGAGACGAGTTAATGAACGACTGGGGTTTGTACAAAAAGGTAAAGCGAGGATACCGAACCTTGTTTTACGGACCTCCAGGAACTGGAAAAACCTTAACCGTAACCTTATTAGGAAAAGTTACTGATAGAGAAGTTTATCGGGTAGACCTGTCGATGATAGTCTCAAAATACATAGGAGAAACAGAGAAAAATCTATCCAAAATATTTGATATCGCAGAGCATAAAAACTGGATTTTATTTTTTGATGAAGCAGATGCCTTATTTGGAAAACGAACAGAAGCCAATTCGTCTAACGACCGACATGCCAATCAGCAAACCTCATATTTATTACAACGTATAGAAGATTTTCCAGGTGTGGTGATTCTCGCTTCCAATTTAAAAACCAATATGGATGCTGCTTTTACCAGAAGATTCCAGTCGATGATTCATTTTACCATGCCTGCCGTTAACGAACGCTATCAATTATGGAAAAATGCCTTTACAGGTACCTGTACTTTACATTCCGATATTAATCTATGGAAAATAGCTGAAGAGTATGAATTGGCTGGAGGTGCTATTATCAATGTATTGCGCTTTTGTGCCTTGTCTGCCATTCAAAGAAACGATACCGTGGTACTAGCTCATGAATTGATAGAAGGTATTCGCAAAGAGTTTAAAAAGGAAAACAAAACAGTTACTGTTTTTTAA
- a CDS encoding eCIS core domain-containing protein produces the protein MEYQKKKPQPTQTSIQKVANNAQALKDNRTQSTIQKKANNTGLPDNLKSGIENISGYSMDDVKVHYNSSKPAQLNAHAYAQGTDIHLGVGQEKHLPHEAWHVVQQKQGRVQPTTSVNGAKINDNVGLEKEADVMGAKALSK, from the coding sequence ATGGAGTACCAAAAGAAAAAACCGCAACCTACCCAAACGTCCATACAAAAGGTGGCGAACAATGCACAGGCATTGAAAGACAATCGTACACAAAGCACGATTCAAAAGAAAGCTAACAATACAGGCTTACCTGACAATTTAAAATCAGGAATAGAAAATATATCCGGTTATTCTATGGATGATGTAAAAGTACATTACAATTCTAGCAAACCAGCACAACTCAATGCACATGCCTATGCCCAAGGGACGGATATTCATTTGGGTGTTGGACAAGAAAAACACTTGCCTCACGAAGCATGGCATGTGGTACAGCAAAAACAAGGTAGAGTACAACCTACTACTTCAGTAAATGGAGCAAAAATAAATGATAATGTTGGTTTGGAAAAAGAAGCAGATGTAATGGGAGCAAAGGCATTGTCGAAGTAA
- a CDS encoding GH-E family nuclease — MKALVHKPRNEIVLTNARVVQKKTSQGMVLEDNRHTSLKIAQLNSDDSDEEYKPPGHGKQKRFSFRTGLAEKVIKKTAHRRKHYHKKKYKSVYTCPACRRPLGFVKKGISKLNLTKFSYTSKHGNLKSQRALTLDHYPPWAGRLRKLESRKATDEEMKDDYNDVNRLRALCKKCNESHQYESKKHIDYESDEDEEGYMTDSDESENKGEYSPFRYKKDDDDDMGGDGITA, encoded by the coding sequence ATGAAAGCATTGGTACACAAACCTAGGAATGAAATAGTACTCACTAACGCAAGAGTGGTTCAAAAAAAGACCTCACAAGGAATGGTTTTAGAAGATAATAGACATACTTCTTTGAAAATAGCACAATTAAACTCAGATGATAGTGACGAAGAATACAAACCACCAGGACATGGTAAACAAAAAAGATTTTCTTTTCGAACAGGATTGGCTGAAAAAGTAATAAAAAAAACAGCCCATAGGAGAAAACATTATCATAAAAAGAAATACAAATCCGTATATACCTGCCCTGCCTGTAGAAGACCTTTAGGTTTTGTAAAAAAAGGAATTAGTAAGTTAAATCTAACAAAGTTCTCTTACACAAGTAAACATGGAAATTTAAAAAGTCAAAGAGCATTAACCTTAGATCATTACCCACCATGGGCAGGAAGACTTCGCAAGTTAGAAAGTAGAAAAGCAACAGATGAAGAAATGAAAGACGATTATAACGATGTAAACAGATTGCGTGCTTTGTGTAAAAAGTGTAACGAAAGTCATCAATATGAAAGTAAGAAACATATAGATTATGAGAGTGATGAAGACGAGGAAGGATACATGACCGATAGTGATGAATCAGAGAATAAAGGAGAATACAGTCCTTTCCGATATAAAAAAGACGATGATGATGACATGGGCGGGGATGGAATTACAGCATAA
- a CDS encoding V-type ATP synthase subunit I domain-containing protein: protein MNSYNENLHSGVSTSLGNQETALKKAQAQLDATMFSLYYAQGNYITIYEKLGIENNKYQFNQKLYNEMVIDSDLSTNLLSSVNQGKTLVTTSISNASVAASNVQIASNAILKLASDMGSIFNIVSAADFDSEIYQQSKDANSLMSETAYLAEVLSQYSMKTSSLIAEVSAEKLSETAATSDASVKNLLQVVKTEFDKAATQVNNDNNALAQASTDEKKLEGSLEDAKVNYDASKDAYAITNQELNLDLVVTKENLKGREIKYTVSFLPYQSPFGVENAPSGYPVDNYYIFLVKESKKKTFSMSVAEGILVKDPEAKGKNGYPYIVIKGGKSTEKGVSKTLMFNALEDTDEDALQLGENYVVFVLASLSSTYKKLINNFEDYLTAPSASFSLTNQLIAPVADDIKVGNEKTEKDKKISLESKIISAVSISREDLAGKNTESKKIVNQVLSFPTNQNTHFKVEYRCMFLPDNSELIKGLLTNQELLAKEEEAKVLEQISNKYDPKISELELKINALESELEVLEATADSDIEAWVASVENSIAAKKTHTLEEVKTLTEGGEDNIDAIYKKLGVKKSSEKIVEKDILKIIAVMLEIALAKIEFDALKKSKEEAFKGLDEKALNLHPGFMFNETIAERVTASNYFVASPSKDDDQNFEVKLKPEMTDNFGNRLIPGSLYIPVVLVVNNQGAEISKQFSSALSDFQNTKPFTYKYKN, encoded by the coding sequence ATGAACTCGTACAATGAAAATTTACATTCTGGTGTTTCGACTTCTTTAGGCAATCAAGAGACTGCTTTAAAAAAAGCCCAAGCACAATTAGACGCCACTATGTTTTCCTTATACTACGCACAAGGAAATTACATAACTATTTATGAAAAGTTGGGTATAGAAAATAATAAATACCAATTTAACCAAAAGTTGTATAATGAAATGGTGATTGATAGTGATTTGTCAACCAATTTGTTGTCTTCTGTTAATCAAGGAAAAACGTTGGTAACTACATCCATTTCAAATGCAAGTGTAGCCGCTTCAAACGTACAAATTGCTTCCAATGCTATTTTAAAATTAGCGAGTGATATGGGAAGTATTTTTAACATAGTAAGTGCAGCCGACTTTGATTCCGAAATTTACCAGCAAAGTAAAGATGCCAACAGTTTAATGAGTGAAACAGCGTATTTAGCAGAGGTACTTTCTCAATATTCTATGAAAACCTCTTCATTAATAGCAGAGGTATCAGCAGAAAAATTGTCTGAAACCGCTGCGACAAGCGATGCAAGTGTTAAAAATTTATTACAAGTTGTAAAAACAGAATTTGACAAAGCAGCTACTCAGGTAAATAATGATAACAATGCCTTGGCGCAGGCAAGTACAGATGAGAAAAAGCTAGAAGGAAGTTTGGAAGATGCCAAAGTAAACTACGACGCTTCAAAAGATGCTTATGCAATAACCAATCAAGAACTCAACTTAGATTTAGTGGTTACCAAGGAGAATCTAAAAGGAAGAGAAATTAAATATACCGTAAGTTTCTTACCCTATCAAAGTCCTTTTGGAGTAGAGAATGCTCCTTCAGGATATCCTGTAGACAACTATTATATCTTTTTAGTAAAAGAAAGTAAAAAGAAAACTTTTTCAATGTCGGTTGCAGAAGGAATATTGGTAAAAGACCCAGAGGCTAAAGGAAAAAATGGCTATCCATATATAGTAATAAAAGGAGGAAAGTCTACCGAAAAAGGAGTGAGTAAAACACTTATGTTTAATGCATTGGAAGATACCGATGAAGATGCTTTACAATTGGGAGAAAACTATGTGGTTTTTGTTTTAGCAAGTTTAAGTAGTACATATAAAAAACTAATCAACAATTTTGAGGATTATTTAACGGCTCCGTCTGCTTCATTTAGTTTAACCAATCAATTAATAGCCCCTGTAGCAGATGATATTAAAGTAGGAAATGAAAAAACTGAAAAGGACAAAAAAATATCATTAGAAAGTAAGATAATAAGTGCTGTTAGTATCTCTAGAGAAGATTTAGCAGGAAAAAATACTGAGTCTAAAAAAATTGTAAATCAGGTGTTATCATTTCCAACGAATCAAAATACTCACTTTAAAGTAGAATATCGTTGTATGTTTTTACCAGACAATTCTGAGCTTATTAAAGGATTACTAACAAATCAAGAGTTACTTGCTAAAGAAGAAGAGGCTAAAGTATTAGAACAAATTTCTAATAAATACGACCCTAAGATTTCCGAACTAGAGTTGAAAATTAATGCGTTGGAGTCTGAATTGGAAGTATTAGAAGCAACGGCAGATAGCGATATAGAAGCTTGGGTAGCAAGTGTTGAAAATTCAATAGCAGCCAAGAAAACCCATACCTTAGAAGAAGTTAAAACTCTCACTGAAGGAGGAGAAGACAATATAGATGCCATTTATAAAAAGCTAGGAGTTAAAAAAAGTAGTGAAAAAATAGTAGAAAAAGATATTCTAAAAATTATTGCAGTAATGCTAGAAATAGCACTAGCAAAAATAGAATTTGATGCCCTTAAAAAATCTAAAGAAGAGGCATTTAAGGGGTTGGATGAAAAAGCCTTGAACTTGCATCCAGGGTTTATGTTTAATGAAACCATTGCTGAAAGAGTGACAGCGAGTAATTACTTTGTAGCCAGCCCATCAAAAGATGATGACCAAAATTTTGAAGTTAAACTCAAACCAGAAATGACCGATAATTTCGGAAACCGTTTAATCCCCGGAAGCTTATACATACCCGTAGTATTGGTGGTAAATAACCAAGGAGCAGAAATTAGTAAACAATTTAGCAGTGCACTATCTGATTTTCAAAATACCAAACCATTTACTTACAAATATAAAAACTAA
- a CDS encoding glycosyl hydrolase family 17 protein, producing the protein MNNSLFNGTVGVNFSNTFQSAATRVSATTAATQIKATGVKTVKMFTYNQAACISAFAKEGLEVLVDIPNGDLQACANNDTTTINTIVDVLSNNASSIPMICVGNEPLGSWWNNAYASYLVKALTNIKSAIATKGLTTKVTVPFNYAIMGNSYPPSAGAFNHGLKNTILDICAILKADNSVFMVNVYPFLTHNSQPNNIPLDYCLFTANSNPGVWVHDNGYTYKNIFDAMYDALLVALENNGYGSLPIVIGEAGWPAFATKAYPSATVANAQTFNQNLINHCKSGNGTPRNPNVEIPCFLFEMYDENLKPTNAGAFEQHWGVYGYNTQSKNYQAKYSLTW; encoded by the coding sequence ATGAACAATTCATTATTTAACGGTACAGTAGGTGTTAACTTCAGCAATACCTTTCAAAGTGCAGCAACACGAGTAAGTGCAACAACCGCAGCAACACAAATAAAAGCAACAGGTGTTAAAACAGTAAAAATGTTTACGTACAATCAGGCAGCTTGTATTAGTGCTTTTGCTAAAGAAGGTCTAGAAGTTTTAGTGGATATTCCTAATGGAGATTTACAAGCCTGTGCTAATAATGATACAACTACTATTAATACAATTGTAGATGTGTTATCTAATAACGCTAGCTCCATTCCTATGATTTGTGTAGGAAATGAGCCTTTAGGAAGTTGGTGGAATAATGCCTATGCCTCTTATCTTGTAAAAGCGTTAACAAATATTAAAAGTGCCATTGCAACGAAAGGACTTACTACCAAAGTAACTGTTCCCTTTAATTATGCTATTATGGGAAACTCGTATCCGCCTTCTGCAGGAGCTTTTAATCATGGTTTAAAAAACACAATTTTAGATATTTGTGCTATTTTAAAAGCAGATAACTCGGTATTTATGGTAAATGTATACCCATTCCTTACTCACAATAGTCAGCCAAATAATATTCCTTTAGACTATTGTTTATTTACCGCAAATAGCAATCCTGGAGTTTGGGTTCATGATAATGGTTATACCTACAAAAATATTTTTGACGCCATGTACGATGCTCTATTAGTAGCTCTTGAAAATAATGGCTATGGAAGTTTACCTATTGTTATTGGAGAAGCAGGATGGCCTGCTTTTGCAACTAAAGCCTATCCTTCTGCCACCGTAGCAAATGCACAAACGTTTAATCAGAACTTGATTAATCATTGTAAAAGTGGTAACGGAACACCACGGAATCCGAATGTAGAAATCCCTTGTTTTCTCTTTGAAATGTACGATGAAAACTTAAAGCCAACTAATGCAGGGGCTTTTGAGCAACATTGGGGAGTTTATGGCTACAATACTCAAAGCAAAAACTACCAAGCTAAGTATAGTTTAACATGGTAG
- a CDS encoding contractile injection system tape measure protein has product MRNNERHIVATCVWDTQFDDKHKAVDLQNSLSHWSQYHLQEALIAVFNEVCPEEQTLKIKKLELHLGEVNYDNLKEDLSEKIKKELYKKLQQILLYPTRYQQEVEILHEKTSQIKVLEYFLLRGTLPWDYQTAYGALNQLLETQWQNNKQELIAMLWSVGTHENARRRIAWQLTEKNIVTIVENIASNNQEYVQNIAKELVKIQEKENVVQIGLHDFKRNVWFWILNYMFVERGTMFNKVAFVKSMIRQMANHFNMEYSELLEIIEEAVNNVKNQYFIKNEFITIINELSKEQLTGTVTTHSTDKQLEYYWEFLFNQLNNSELRSTSVQKKELNELLLSLKKQDEQRFKRILKPLLNKNETFWKGILKDITPEVIEALISALNASTSSLRNQIRFLNALQLPVELKTTAQQLWGIGFLYAKKVLVSSSNQQPFLNYLVTQLSKTTQKDKEEVITSILSAEIQSRAKLIHHLPLYTDLKEAYLQALIKSDYKLKGEHIEEVVQQLHRLFETTSTDVALIEKLQEIMLYWMVTRPTSSLVVLKKYQEDEKFRKTIKNILADETIAYQVLKILDAKAAKILDVLEGILDDLLINETQRIGVFQDIRKHVTSIVVKITVKRTTTTTYEFLQKFIEELKLQSHIHSSEDFKICVLKIVTHKKWKLLRLTSQQKRALEQKVMNFTSRNMLGFLVASIKNNEYTPQEIAKALATIIHAKQYEHVEFKKQETTFITYLIPKAHASLKTYWVQVYTNQLRKTGYKESTQKIQQVLEGLFWQCLVNYAHYKGSETRFIRMLQEAVEQNYKKIQASENYGKKRQRVSEDHENSITKNTSSWEFFNSVLHELEQPKAGELLKFKNKTKTLENALLWSLEMVPYPIKNKLINRKTMHQLKKHISFEQLLSLLIADTSLKETQREFYKGLLVLFTIATTIQQSTKFKEFFWNTFVDRYHTSESESALKTITLKTFSELQKENEFNSEILLRIVKDKKVLVPKMLLNILKEQHTRFVQLAQPDKEVVSELLRHFQADKLEKVAIHVLKYQEIPHWLHYQKTVTIRQLINEIAVFHPLLFLKTLRSEYISKIQFTALSKELNFNLVIQKLQQLYPVRRKQLGVITKLHQVLSSVKIKGVPTYQVQSIIEVLVLKAWINVQWKLIDSITIWNELLWELSTRRRLAAKDFFSAFDKLKEQLPIPLQLTYEGMSRAAPPEERKIETKQETKKINSKTNIKQTNMSKTQVMVRNAGMVLLNSYFSMLLERLNLVKNNDFVSEEAQQKAALYLQYVVTGLESTEEQLLPLNKVLCGIPVETPIAVSIEISNSEKELINGLLNSCIDYWSAIGSSTVDGFRGNWLVREGLLKEEEERWQLTVEKRPYDVLMLKSPFFFSIIKLPWMSKPLHVSWPF; this is encoded by the coding sequence ATGAGAAATAACGAGCGACATATTGTAGCCACTTGTGTTTGGGATACTCAGTTTGATGATAAACACAAAGCAGTTGACTTACAAAATAGTTTGAGTCATTGGAGTCAATACCACCTGCAAGAAGCATTGATTGCGGTGTTCAATGAAGTATGTCCGGAGGAACAAACACTTAAAATTAAAAAGTTAGAACTTCATTTAGGAGAAGTAAACTATGACAATTTGAAGGAAGACCTTTCAGAAAAAATTAAAAAAGAGTTGTATAAAAAACTACAACAGATTCTTTTGTATCCGACGAGATACCAGCAAGAGGTTGAAATACTTCATGAAAAAACGTCTCAAATAAAGGTCTTAGAATATTTTTTACTAAGAGGAACGTTGCCATGGGATTATCAAACAGCGTACGGAGCCTTGAATCAGCTATTGGAAACTCAATGGCAAAACAATAAACAAGAACTGATTGCCATGCTTTGGTCTGTTGGAACTCATGAAAATGCTCGAAGACGCATTGCATGGCAGTTAACAGAAAAAAACATCGTTACCATAGTAGAAAATATAGCGTCGAACAATCAAGAATATGTACAAAATATAGCCAAAGAATTGGTTAAAATTCAGGAAAAAGAAAATGTAGTTCAAATAGGATTGCATGATTTTAAGCGAAATGTATGGTTTTGGATTTTAAATTATATGTTCGTTGAAAGAGGTACCATGTTCAACAAAGTTGCTTTTGTAAAAAGTATGATTCGTCAAATGGCAAATCATTTTAATATGGAGTATAGCGAGCTCTTAGAAATTATAGAAGAAGCTGTAAATAACGTTAAAAATCAGTACTTCATTAAAAATGAGTTTATTACCATCATCAACGAACTGTCTAAAGAACAATTAACAGGAACGGTTACCACACACAGTACAGACAAACAGTTGGAGTATTATTGGGAATTCTTATTCAATCAGTTGAACAATTCAGAACTAAGAAGTACTTCTGTGCAGAAAAAGGAGTTGAATGAACTACTTCTTAGTTTGAAAAAGCAAGATGAGCAACGCTTTAAAAGAATACTAAAACCCTTACTTAATAAAAACGAAACTTTTTGGAAGGGAATTTTAAAAGATATAACCCCTGAGGTTATAGAAGCACTAATTTCGGCGTTGAATGCCTCTACAAGTTCGTTGAGAAATCAAATTCGGTTTTTAAATGCACTACAGCTTCCTGTCGAGTTAAAAACAACGGCTCAACAATTATGGGGGATTGGTTTTTTGTATGCAAAGAAAGTATTGGTTAGTTCATCAAATCAGCAACCATTTTTAAACTATCTAGTTACTCAACTAAGTAAAACCACTCAAAAAGATAAAGAAGAGGTAATCACTAGCATCTTATCGGCAGAAATACAATCTCGTGCAAAACTGATTCATCACCTACCACTGTACACCGATTTAAAAGAAGCGTATTTACAAGCCCTTATAAAATCGGATTATAAATTGAAAGGGGAGCATATTGAAGAAGTAGTACAACAGCTACATAGATTGTTTGAAACAACGAGTACCGATGTAGCATTGATAGAAAAACTTCAAGAAATCATGCTGTATTGGATGGTTACCAGACCTACCAGCTCTTTAGTGGTATTGAAGAAATATCAGGAAGACGAAAAATTCCGTAAAACAATCAAAAATATATTGGCAGATGAAACTATAGCCTATCAGGTACTTAAAATTTTAGATGCAAAGGCAGCCAAAATACTAGATGTTTTAGAGGGAATTTTAGATGATTTGTTAATAAATGAAACTCAGAGAATTGGTGTTTTTCAAGACATTAGAAAGCATGTAACAAGTATTGTAGTAAAAATTACAGTAAAAAGAACCACGACTACAACGTATGAATTTTTACAGAAATTTATAGAGGAATTGAAGTTGCAATCTCATATACATTCTTCGGAAGATTTTAAAATATGCGTACTCAAAATAGTAACACATAAAAAATGGAAACTTCTAAGACTTACCTCTCAACAAAAGAGGGCTTTAGAACAAAAAGTGATGAATTTTACATCGAGGAATATGCTAGGGTTTCTAGTTGCTTCCATCAAAAATAACGAGTACACACCACAAGAAATAGCCAAGGCACTAGCAACGATTATTCATGCTAAGCAATATGAGCATGTTGAATTTAAAAAACAGGAAACTACTTTTATAACATACCTTATTCCTAAAGCGCACGCTTCCCTAAAAACATATTGGGTACAGGTATATACAAACCAATTACGAAAGACAGGATATAAAGAGTCTACTCAAAAAATTCAACAGGTATTAGAAGGGCTTTTTTGGCAGTGTTTGGTTAATTATGCTCATTACAAAGGTAGTGAAACCCGTTTTATAAGGATGCTTCAGGAAGCCGTGGAACAAAACTATAAGAAGATACAAGCTTCTGAAAATTATGGGAAAAAGCGTCAAAGAGTTTCTGAAGATCATGAAAATTCGATAACTAAGAACACCTCATCTTGGGAGTTTTTTAATAGCGTTTTGCATGAATTGGAACAGCCAAAGGCAGGAGAGTTGCTAAAGTTTAAAAACAAGACAAAAACCTTAGAAAATGCGTTGCTGTGGTCGTTAGAAATGGTGCCATACCCTATTAAAAATAAGTTGATTAACAGGAAAACAATGCATCAGTTAAAAAAACATATTTCGTTTGAACAACTGTTGTCGCTACTTATCGCCGATACCTCTTTGAAGGAAACTCAAAGAGAATTTTATAAAGGACTTTTGGTCCTGTTTACGATAGCTACGACCATTCAGCAATCGACAAAATTTAAAGAGTTTTTCTGGAATACTTTCGTTGATAGGTATCATACGAGTGAAAGTGAATCAGCATTAAAAACAATAACATTAAAAACGTTTTCTGAGCTACAGAAGGAAAATGAGTTCAATTCAGAAATACTACTTCGTATTGTAAAAGATAAAAAAGTATTGGTGCCTAAAATGTTGCTGAATATTCTTAAAGAACAACATACAAGGTTCGTACAGTTAGCGCAACCTGATAAAGAGGTAGTTTCTGAGCTGTTACGCCATTTTCAAGCAGATAAGTTAGAAAAAGTAGCCATTCATGTATTAAAGTATCAGGAAATTCCGCATTGGCTACATTACCAAAAAACCGTTACAATCCGACAATTAATCAATGAAATAGCAGTGTTTCACCCTTTGTTATTTTTGAAAACACTACGCTCAGAGTATATTTCAAAAATTCAATTTACAGCATTAAGTAAAGAACTTAATTTCAATCTAGTTATTCAAAAACTACAACAACTGTATCCTGTTCGACGCAAACAATTAGGAGTTATAACGAAACTACATCAGGTATTGAGTAGTGTTAAGATTAAAGGAGTACCAACCTATCAAGTACAAAGTATTATAGAAGTTTTAGTGTTAAAAGCATGGATAAATGTACAGTGGAAATTGATAGATAGTATCACTATATGGAATGAATTGTTGTGGGAATTAAGTACAAGAAGAAGACTTGCTGCGAAAGATTTTTTTTCAGCTTTCGATAAATTAAAAGAACAATTGCCCATTCCGTTGCAACTTACTTATGAAGGAATGAGCAGAGCAGCCCCCCCAGAAGAAAGAAAAATTGAAACCAAACAAGAAACAAAAAAAATAAATAGTAAAACAAACATAAAACAAACAAACATGTCAAAAACACAAGTTATGGTAAGAAATGCAGGAATGGTACTATTAAATAGTTACTTTTCCATGCTACTAGAACGATTGAATCTAGTAAAAAATAATGATTTCGTATCTGAAGAAGCACAACAAAAAGCAGCACTTTATTTACAATATGTAGTCACAGGTTTGGAGAGTACTGAAGAGCAGTTGTTGCCATTAAACAAAGTGTTATGTGGGATTCCTGTAGAAACACCCATAGCAGTGAGTATTGAGATTTCAAATTCAGAAAAAGAATTAATTAACGGATTACTTAATTCCTGTATTGACTATTGGTCGGCCATAGGGTCTTCTACAGTAGATGGCTTTAGAGGAAACTGGTTGGTAAGAGAAGGGCTCTTAAAAGAAGAAGAAGAACGTTGGCAACTTACCGTTGAAAAAAGACCTTATGATGTACTCATGCTAAAGTCTCCTTTTTTCTTTTCTATTATCAAACTGCCTTGGATGTCAAAACCCTTGCATGTATCATGGCCATTTTAA